A single region of the Candidatus Thermoplasmatota archaeon genome encodes:
- a CDS encoding APC family permease — protein MASPAPGLRQELGLREATTLIVGSMVGSGILLLPGVMLLDVGSPLVMLLAWVAGAVLALAGALTFAELGTMFPRAGGQYVFLRESMGDRWAFLFGWTNFWVVQAGILAAVASAFALFVDLLVPLPGRAIEVAEGLTIPKYGVAFVAIGCIWLLAGVNYLGTRHGARVQVVFTVAKLVGIVGLLAGILLFYRPTHDPFAGAASAAGAGLLVAFAVALSRSLFAYDGWPVITYVASEVKDPQRTIPRALVLGVSLVAALYILFALAMVVAVDLPTALATGADPNGRIATTAAQLAFGLGAAALVAVVAGISTFGTVNGYVLAAPRIPYAMARDGMFFGSFARLSRFATPGVATLLMVEWASLLALTGVFAQLAILAVFGLWLFYIPTAVGYFRLRRTRPDLPRPYRTPGYPFVPLLFLASAVFVTAVILLNPSTTLSALIGLALIATGVPAHAWFERQKRRQAPERAPELVVAGVQ, from the coding sequence ATGGCTTCGCCGGCGCCCGGACTTCGGCAGGAGCTTGGCCTGCGCGAGGCGACGACGCTCATCGTCGGCAGCATGGTGGGCTCCGGCATCCTGCTGCTGCCCGGCGTCATGCTGCTCGACGTCGGAAGTCCGCTTGTCATGCTCCTCGCGTGGGTGGCCGGCGCCGTGCTTGCGCTTGCCGGCGCGCTCACCTTCGCCGAGCTTGGAACGATGTTCCCCCGGGCCGGCGGCCAGTACGTCTTCCTCCGCGAGTCGATGGGCGACCGCTGGGCGTTCCTCTTCGGATGGACGAACTTCTGGGTCGTGCAGGCGGGCATCCTCGCCGCCGTCGCCTCCGCGTTTGCCCTCTTCGTCGACCTCCTCGTGCCGCTGCCCGGCCGCGCGATCGAGGTCGCAGAAGGGCTCACGATCCCGAAGTACGGCGTCGCGTTTGTGGCCATCGGCTGCATCTGGCTTCTGGCCGGCGTGAACTACCTTGGCACACGTCACGGGGCGCGCGTGCAGGTCGTCTTTACGGTGGCCAAGCTCGTCGGCATCGTGGGCCTTCTTGCCGGCATCCTCCTCTTCTACCGCCCCACGCACGATCCCTTCGCGGGCGCCGCCTCGGCCGCCGGCGCCGGGCTTCTCGTCGCGTTTGCAGTGGCCCTCTCGCGCTCGCTGTTTGCCTACGACGGATGGCCCGTCATCACGTATGTGGCAAGCGAGGTGAAGGACCCGCAGCGCACGATCCCGCGCGCGCTCGTGCTGGGCGTAAGCCTCGTGGCCGCGCTGTACATCCTCTTCGCGCTTGCCATGGTCGTCGCCGTCGACCTCCCGACGGCGCTTGCGACGGGCGCCGATCCCAACGGCCGCATCGCGACGACGGCCGCGCAGCTCGCCTTTGGCCTTGGCGCCGCCGCGCTTGTGGCCGTCGTTGCCGGCATCAGCACGTTTGGGACCGTGAACGGCTACGTTCTCGCCGCGCCGCGCATTCCCTACGCCATGGCGCGCGACGGCATGTTCTTTGGAAGCTTCGCCCGCCTGTCGAGGTTCGCCACGCCCGGCGTCGCCACCCTCCTCATGGTCGAATGGGCAAGCCTGCTTGCGCTCACGGGAGTGTTTGCGCAGCTTGCGATCCTGGCCGTCTTTGGCCTGTGGCTCTTCTACATCCCCACGGCCGTCGGATACTTCCGGCTGCGGCGCACGCGACCGGACCTCCCGCGCCCGTACCGCACGCCCGGCTATCCCTTCGTCCCGCTCCTGTTCCTCGCAAGCGCCGTCTTCGTCACGGCCGTCATCCTGCTCAACCCGAGCACGACGCTCTCCGCGCTCATCGGACTTGCGCTCATCGCAACGGGTGTTCCGGCGCACGCGTGGTTCGAGCGGCAGAAACGCAGGCAGGCGCCCGAACGGGCGCCGGAGCTCGTCGTTGCAGGCGTGCAATAG